A genome region from Streptomyces antimycoticus includes the following:
- a CDS encoding sugar ABC transporter permease translates to MPGGIGGPSAHGAERFADAFGRKLGGGALGSVPVVLGLLAIWLIFQILNPHFLSPRNLSNLSVDIVGTGMIAVGVIFVLLIGEIDLAVGSVSGLASALFAVLNVNYGMPEPPAIVLAALCGTAVGFVHGFFTTVVGVPAFVVTLAGLLGWYGLMLAIMGAYGTINLDDQGLVAKLTNFYFSDVAAAYALAALGTAGYFLTAWRDGTRRRAAGVPSRSPVEIALRTGLLAVIAFATAYVLNQFQGLPLALLVFLVILVILDYVLRRTTYGRMIFALGGGVEAARRAGVNVVWVRTSAFMMSSTMAAIGGLFLASRINSVSQTSVSTDLLMNAIAAAVIGGTSLFGGRGSTWSALLGVLVIQSIASGVALMDIQTAVQFMITGGVLLLAVVVDSLSRRAQRAHGRA, encoded by the coding sequence GTGCCCGGCGGGATCGGCGGACCCAGCGCGCACGGTGCCGAACGCTTCGCCGACGCGTTCGGGCGCAAACTGGGCGGTGGAGCGCTCGGCTCCGTGCCGGTCGTGCTCGGACTGCTCGCGATCTGGCTGATCTTCCAGATCCTCAACCCGCACTTCCTCTCCCCGCGCAATCTCTCCAACCTCAGCGTGGACATCGTCGGTACCGGCATGATCGCGGTCGGCGTGATCTTCGTCCTGCTGATCGGCGAGATCGATCTGGCGGTGGGCTCGGTGAGCGGCCTGGCCTCCGCCCTGTTCGCCGTGTTGAACGTCAACTACGGCATGCCCGAGCCACCCGCCATCGTCCTGGCCGCGCTCTGCGGTACGGCGGTCGGCTTCGTCCACGGCTTCTTCACCACCGTGGTCGGCGTCCCCGCCTTCGTGGTCACCCTCGCCGGACTGCTGGGGTGGTATGGCCTGATGCTGGCCATCATGGGCGCCTACGGCACCATCAACCTCGACGATCAGGGTCTGGTCGCCAAGCTGACCAACTTCTACTTCTCCGATGTCGCCGCCGCCTACGCCCTGGCGGCGCTCGGCACGGCCGGATACTTCCTGACCGCCTGGCGGGACGGCACCCGCCGCCGCGCCGCCGGAGTGCCCTCCCGCTCCCCGGTCGAGATCGCCCTGCGCACGGGGCTGCTCGCGGTGATCGCCTTCGCCACCGCGTATGTGCTCAACCAGTTCCAGGGCCTGCCGCTCGCCCTCCTGGTCTTCCTGGTCATCCTCGTCATCCTCGACTACGTCCTGCGCCGTACGACCTATGGGCGGATGATCTTCGCGCTGGGCGGCGGGGTCGAGGCGGCCCGCCGCGCCGGGGTCAATGTGGTCTGGGTGCGGACCTCGGCGTTCATGATGTCGAGCACGATGGCCGCCATCGGCGGCCTGTTCCTGGCCTCCCGGATCAACTCGGTCAGCCAGACATCGGTCTCCACCGACCTGCTGATGAACGCCATCGCCGCGGCCGTCATCGGCGGCACCAGCCTCTTCGGCGGCCGCGGCAGCACCTGGTCCGCCCTGCTGGGCGTGCTGGTCATCCAGTCGATCGCCTCGGGCGTGGCACTCATGGACATCCAGACCGCCGTGCAATTCATGATCACCGGCGGGGTGCTGCTGCTCGCCGTCGTCGTCGACTCCCTGTCCCGCCGCGCACAACGGGCACACGGCCGGGCCTGA
- a CDS encoding AAA family ATPase — MIIERAYAHLDADSREEERWPWSVPCVRGLLADGLRFTAPVTFLVGENGSGKSTLVEALAEGFGLDPYGGSHDWQYASHRPKSALGERIRFDAAPRGRRMLGSWAARKGFFLRAETALDALDREGFAPHAVSHGEGFLAAFRDKFLHPGLYVMDEPEAALSFASCLELIGHLNELVKNGAQVICATHSPLLTALPGADIVEVGEHGMRRVAWSELALVDHWRRYLADPRSYLRHVLD, encoded by the coding sequence CGACGCGGACTCACGCGAGGAGGAGAGGTGGCCCTGGTCCGTGCCCTGTGTACGCGGGCTGCTGGCGGACGGGCTGCGCTTCACCGCGCCGGTGACGTTTCTCGTCGGGGAGAACGGGTCGGGCAAGTCGACGCTGGTGGAGGCGCTCGCGGAGGGGTTCGGGCTGGACCCGTACGGCGGCTCGCACGACTGGCAATACGCCAGCCACCGCCCCAAGTCGGCGCTCGGCGAGCGGATCCGCTTCGACGCGGCGCCGCGCGGGCGGCGGATGCTGGGGAGTTGGGCGGCGCGCAAGGGGTTCTTCCTGCGGGCCGAGACCGCGTTGGACGCGCTGGACCGGGAGGGTTTCGCCCCGCATGCGGTCAGCCACGGCGAGGGGTTTCTCGCCGCGTTCCGGGATAAGTTCCTCCACCCCGGGCTGTACGTCATGGACGAGCCGGAGGCGGCGCTCTCCTTCGCCTCCTGCCTGGAGCTCATCGGCCACCTCAATGAGTTGGTGAAGAACGGCGCCCAGGTCATCTGCGCGACACATTCGCCGCTGCTGACCGCACTGCCCGGTGCGGACATCGTCGAGGTCGGCGAGCACGGGATGCGGCGGGTGGCCTGGAGCGAGCTGGCCCTGGTCGACCACTGGCGCCGCTATCTCGCCGATCCGCGGAGCTATCTGCGACATGTCTTGGATTGA